GTGGTGGAGATCAACGGTGGATAAGAAAAAACAGGTGCATTAGGGTTTTTTGAAGAAGCAGCCATCGTATTTTCCCCCACCCCCCTCAATCTGATCGAAAGTAGATACTGTACCCCCATCCCCATTCGAAGCCGCTGCCATGGCCACCTTCAGGTGGCCGGCAGCCACCCTAAATGCGGCGGCCAGTGGTGGTTGGCTGGTGGTAGGCGGCGGTTGGTTATTGTTTGCATCAATTCCGACCGATTTCAATGAAGAAACCGGATCATTGGTTTCTGATTGGAGTGAATCGGCCACAAAGGAGGAAGAAGAGGATGATCTAAGGTTGTAATTTGAACGATTAACAGCAGAAGAAGTCGAATCAAGGCCTAGGGATTTGATATTCAAACCGTCGGCCTCCACCACCACTTTTTTAGGGTTTGGGGTTTAGGGTTTGgggtttcgggttttgggtttcgggtttagggtttagggttttttttgggtaaaagggcaAAGCCCttagaaaattttattaataaaaagaataatgaaTACAAAATACTACAGGCATACCTGTAGGGGACAACACTAAGACAAATCCTTAGTGCTAAATCCCAATAccaactaaaaacataaactacttactttcttttttgtataaggaaaaacaaaatacttatCGAAAAAACCAAGAGACTACGAAAAACATCAAGAAAGATAGTAAAACATGCCATCCGCTCAGACAAAACTGTACACCTAAAGCCCAAGAAATATAATGAATCCACCAAGCTTGAGTAGCCCAACAAAAATACTTAGTCCAAAGCATTCCATTCCAACAAATACCATGTAgctcacctttcaaaaaacaatccCTCCAAAATAACCCAGAGTTTTTGGACAGAATCTCCAAGCATATTACATTACCCATTATCCAAACAAACTTTAAAATTGTCTTCATTAATACCCTTATTCAACTCAAAATTCCATATTTCAGCAACCTTTGCAGCTTTAGCAGTACTTTTAATCTTCAATCCAATCAATCTTGCCCTCACAGTATGCTTAATAATACCACATAAGTCCTTCACATTTCTGGTCTTGTTCTGGAACAATCGAAAATTTCTCTCCTGCCATACGAAGTAAACAGTAGCAGCCAAAACCAACCTTTGAACAACATTAGTAATAGCATTACTCATGGTAAAACTGCTCATACAATCAACAATAGAGTCCCAAGAATTTGGTACCTCATCCAGATTAGCCATTAGTTTCATCTCATTCCACACCTCTCTAGGgtaaacacaataaaaaaacaagtgaTTATGACTATCACATTGCTGACTACAAAAAATGCATACCAGATTAATGCCTTCCACACCCAGAAATTTATCCTGTGTTTTTAACTTTCTTTTCAAAGCCAGCCACAAAATGAATGCATGTCTAGGAATATTTTGAGAGAACCACACCAGCCTAGCCCACTTAACCACATCAGCATCTTCACTCAAAGAATGAAACACATCTTGCACAGAAAATGGAACACATCTGCCAGTTCTCTTTTTCCATAAAATTCTATCCATCCTATTAAAAGATAACTCAGGAGGAGCAGCTTCAAGAAGAACAGGATACTTATCACTTAATTCTCTAGGCCAACACCACTCATTGTCTTTAACAACATCAGCAACAGTTGCATTAATTGGCAACCCTGCATCATAAGCATCCCTATAGGAAATGAAGGAACTAAGAGGGCCTGCAGGGTGCCAATTATCAAAAATGGCAGAGGTGTTCAACCCATTACCCAACTTGTACACAATATGACTTCTAAGAATTTCTCTATTTTTCATGATCTTCCTCCACCCCCAAGCAGTATTACTGAAAGCATGCATTTCCCAAAAATTTCTTCCCTTGAGTCTTTCATCAGCAATCCAATTCACCCAAAATGATCTTTTATTTGTAACAATATTCCAAGCATGTTTTGCCATTAAAGCATTATTCCAAGTGACAAGAGATTTAATCCCCAACCCACCTTGAGCCTTTGGCATACAAACATTAGACCACTTAACCTTAGCCTTACCTCTTTTTAATTCACCATGGGACCACAAAAAGCTCCTAAATAGACCCTCAATATCATCAGTCACTCCCTTTGGTAGAATAAAAACAGATGACCAATAGACTTGGAGGGAACTAAGGACAGATTTTATCAATTGCAGTTTCCCTGCAAAGGACAAAGACCTATTTTTCCAGTCCAACAGTTTCTTCTTAACTTTATCAATTAGAGGCAAACATTTCTTTTTATACAACCTAGTAGATATTAAAGGTACACCTAAATATCTAACTGGCAATTCAGCAACTTTAAAAGGCAACATTTCAGATATTTGGTTTCTGACCTCAATCTTTACATTGCCAAAAAAGCTTTCACTCTTTTCCATACTTGCAACCAAACCAGAAACACCACTAAACTCTTCCAAAGCATCCTTTAAGATACTTACAGAATGCTGATCACCATGACAAAAAAGGATGAGGTCATCTGCAAAACATAAGTGAGTTAgtttagttttttcacacttcCAGTGATACTGGAAATCCTTCTGTTCCTTAATTTGCCTCTTTATCATCAATGATAAGACCTCCATCACCACAGTAAAGAGATAAGGGGATAAAGGGTCCCCTTGTCTTAATCCTCTCCTTCCATGAAAGAAACCATTATGCTCACCATTCACAGCTATAGTATAGGCAGGTGTAGTCACACATCTCATAATCCAGGCAATCATGCACTCATAAAAACCAAAAGACCTCAAACACTTCTCCAAAAATCTCCATTCAACTGAATCATAAGCTTTCTGAATGTCAATTTTAAAAGCACATTTTGGAACCCCCCTTTTTCTATGATAATTAAGCATCAACTCTTGGGTAAGGAGAATATTATCACTAATCTGCCTTCCAGGAATGAAGGCAAACTGATTCTCATCCACAATCATATCAAGCACACCTTTCAACCTATTAACCAACACTTTACTAATGCACTTATAAAGTACATTACAACAGGAGATAGATCTGAAATCAGCAACCTTTCTAGGAGTATGATTTTTAGGAACAAGTGCAATAATAGTGGCATTCACTTCCCTTAATAATTTTCCATTCCAAAAAAACTCCTTAACAGCCTTACAAACCTCATTTCCAACAATATTCcaagattttttgaaaatttttgaagAGAACCCATCTGGGCCAGGGGCcttatcatcatcaatatcaaaaaGGGCACTTTTAATCTCTTACTCAGAAACATCCCTACACATATAATCAGCCTCAGAACTTGgaacttttttaacaaaaagagaaacaGGTTCCCTAATACTATCAACAGCTTTACTAGTGCCAAGTACATCTTTAAAGTGCTCAACAAACTGACTAGCCACATGATTACCAAAGAATAATTGCCCCTCCATATTCTCCACCATTTCAATTCTATTCTTATTTTGTCTACCTCTAACAGCTTTATGAAAATATTTGGTGTTTTGATCACCTTCCTTCAACTACTGAATTTTAGCCTTCTGTTTTAAGAATAATTCTTCATCTTTAACTGCCTCATTAAAAGCTTTCAATACAGCAGCCTCATGAACCCTCAATTCATAATTTCCAGGGTCTTCAACAACTGCCTTCTGAATATCACCCAACTCCTTTTTCAAAGTCTGGACTTTATCAAATAAATTCCCTTGTTTCAAATTAAGCTTTCTCAATGgtttcttcaaattcttcaactTGGTTACCACAGAGTACATGGTACACCCATTTATTTTCTTATCCCATTCTTTCTTTACCAGGGGACCAAATTCCTTTTTATTCACTAAAAACTTCATAAATTTGAAAGGTTTTGGCCTtgctttttctattttaaaaatgGGAATAATCAACACAGATGGACTATGATCAGATTTTAAAAATGAGAGAAAATAAGCATTTGCATTAGGGAAAACAATCATAAACTTCTCATTCCCCATAACTCTATCAAGTTTTTTCAAAATCCCATCAACTCTACCAGGAGATTTTGTCCAAGTAAATTTTAACCCAGACATACCTAAGTCATCCACCTCAATTCTACTAATACATTCCCTAAATTCATTCATGCTATTTGTAACATAAGAGGCTCCTGCAGAATGCTCCTCAATATTTAAAGTGGCATTAAAGTCCCCCAACAGCACCCAAGGACCATCCTTTACAAACCTCTTAAAAAGTTCTAAATTCTTCCATAACTCCCTTCTAGGAATCATTCTATGAAACCCATACACAAAAGAACAGAAAAAACCTTCACCACCATTCACAGGCTCAATAAAACAGTGCATTACTTGAGCATGTTGTTCAATTACCATTACTTTAACTGAATTTGGATCCCAGCCCACAATAATCCTAGTGCCCTCAATAAAGCAAGAcacattagagatccaattccaATTACCCAAAACTCTATTACAAATACCAGCAAGCTTTTTGTCCACAACATGAGTTTCCAAAATACTGCAAATACTAAATCCCCCATTTTCTCATAGActaaaaatttgattttgattagagACATTACAAAGGCCTCTAATATTCCAAGCAACTGCTTTTAATATCATTATAAAACAGTTGGGGGTGGGACTTACCAACATTCACTTGCTCATCTAATTGAGCAGCATCAGATTCATTAAGTTTCACATCCTGAGCAGTTCCTCCATCATCTGACATTACATCTTCATCCAGAGTAGCAGCTTTCACTCCTTTCTCTTTACATTTATCAATATAGAAATCAAATTGACCAACTGCCCATTGGACTAAAAGCACCTTGCCAGGCTCCCTTCCAGAATCCACATATTCCATGACTTCATCCTTTTAAAAGTCATAAATTCCATAATCATTATCCCAACCCTCTTCATATTCCATTTCTTCATTCATTTCCTCCAAGGCACCAAATCTATTACTAGTTTCAAGTTTACTTTTATCCTCAACCTTGTTTTCCACAATAGTTTCATCAATTCTACCATCCTTCACAACTTTATACTCCTGTTTTTGTTTCCCTCCTGCCTTCTTTTGCCCAGGCTGTTTAACATAACCAGCCTGATCATCAATTGAGAAATTATGAACACTTGATGTAGCATCCTTACCCAATCTAGACCTTGTAGGACCTAAGTTACCCTTTATAGGTTCATCATACAATATACCACTATTTTTCCCAGCACCTTTAGATTTATTACTCTTTGGAAATGCATTATTACCACCCTTATCCATTCTCTCAAAGACACTTTTCCTTTCTGCCTTGTTACCATTCTGAAGAACACTACTCTGTTGAGCACCACTCCTATTCTGATAAAAATTTCTCTGTTGACTACCAGCATTCCTCTTCTTATTACCCACCCTAATAAAACCATCATcaacctcatcatcatcattcacTACAATCTTGTCAACAACATTAACCTTTAAGGTCTCTTTAAGTATAGCAGCAGCCTTTTCTTCATCAGTTCTAGGCCTAATCTTACATAATTTAAGACTATGCCCAAAAACCTTGCAATGAGTACAAAGAGGAGGCTTCCATTGATAACTAACTGGAAATTTCAAGACCCTAACTGGATTCAATCTAGTAGCAGGATATACTACTTCTACTTCATTAGGCAAATCTTCCCCAGCATCCACCTTTACCAAAACTCTTGCATAGCCAAGTCTGCCAGATTTCATAACACATCTCTCCCTGGTTACCTTGTCCATTAAAATAGGCCTCCCAATACAACTAAATAACATACTAATACTCCTTGCAGACTACAAATCCAAACACAAATTCTGAATGCAAACCCAGAGAGGAATCTTACCAGGCTCACACTTATTAACTGCCATTCCAGGCTCCCACTCATGCAAGAACAAAGGAATGTTACCAACCAACCAAGGGCCACTTTCTAAAACCTCCCTCATTCCCTTTTCatctttaaatttgaaaaaatagtACCCTGCTGCATTTTTTGAAACATTCAACTAGTCATATTTTCGCCACATTCTCCTTAGATTAGAATTAACCACCTGAAAATCCATTGAGGTACCAATGAAATAACCATACAAGTGGTGAGGAAAGGCTTCTGCATTTTTAGTAACATCTTCCATAGAAAACATCACCCTCTTCTTTCCATCTTGACAATGAATTGGTGGAATGATTTCCACCTTAATATCATCACCAGAAACATTTCTTTTAAACAAATTCACACCAGGGCCATTACCTTTTTGCCACACATTCCCTTGTTTTTCATTATCATCAACACCCCTAATCTTACCACCCTTAAGATCAGCCTCACAACCACCCTTAAAACCCTTCACCAAATTATTAACATTCTCTCCCTTACCTTCCTCCTCCATTTCAGAACCAGAATCATCACCTGAGATAATATCTTCTATAACAACGTCATCTAAACTCCCTTTAAAACCACTAATCCCATTACTCTTATTAGAATCATTCATATTAAACCTTGCATTTTCCAAATTAATACTAATTTGCTCATTAACAACCCTACGAACATCATTAATAGTATTCTCATCAGGAAAAGAAGAAGGTATTTTAGCATTACTTACATCCTGTTTGGCATTTT
The sequence above is drawn from the Erigeron canadensis isolate Cc75 chromosome 4, C_canadensis_v1, whole genome shotgun sequence genome and encodes:
- the LOC122597720 gene encoding uncharacterized protein LOC122597720; the encoded protein is MVENMEGQLFFGNHVASQFVEHFKDVLGTSKAVDSIREPVSLFVKKVPSSEADYMCRDVSELKGVLDMIVDENQFAFIPGRQISDNILLTQELMLNYHRKRGVPKCAFKIDIQKAYDSVEWRFLEKCLRSFGFYECMIAWIMRCVTTPAYTIAVNGEHNGFFHGRRGLRQGDPLSPYLFTVVMEVLSLMIKRQIKEQKDFQYHWKCEKTKLTHLCFADDLILFCHGDQHSVSILKDALEEFSGVSGLVASMEKSESFFGNVKIEVRNQISEMLPFKVAELPVRYLGVPLISTRLYKKKCLPLIDKVKKKLLDWKNRSLSFAGKLQLIKSVLSSLQVYWSSVFILPKGVTDDIEGLFRSFLWSHGELKRGKAKVKWSNVCMPKAQGGLGIKSLVTWNNALMAKHAWNIVTNKRSFWVNWIADERLKGRNFWEMHAFSNTAWGWRKIMKNREILRSHIVYKLGNGLNTSAIFDNWHPAGPLSSFISYRDAYDAGLPINATVADVVKDNEWCWPRELSDKYPVLLEAAPPELSFNRMDRILWKKRTGRCVPFSVQDVFHSLSEDADVVKWARLVWFSQNIPRHAFILWLALKRKLKTQDKFLGVEGINLVCIFCSQQCDSHNHLFFYCVYPREVWNEMKLMANLDEVPNSWDSIVDCMSSFTMSNAITNVVQRLVLAATVYFVWQERNFRLFQNKTRNVKDLCGIIKHTVRARLIGLKIKSTAKAAKVAEIWNFELNKGINEDNFKVCLDNG